In Mauremys reevesii isolate NIE-2019 linkage group 13, ASM1616193v1, whole genome shotgun sequence, the sequence CCTgccaaaggaaaatatttctaataGTAGAGGTGTCCTTAATCTAGTGAACAAAAGCAGTATGAGATCCTGTTCAGCCTGGAAATTAGAAGCACATTTTGCACCATGCAAGtaactaaccactggaacaacttataCTGGGTGTGGTgagttctccatcacttgaagtctttaagtgAGGACTGGATGTCTCTTCTAAAAGAGATGATCTTGCTCAAACTGAAGTTAGGGGCTTGTAGGAATCATGGGGTGAAATTCCCTGACTAGggtgatacaggaggtcagatcatAACGGTACAGTCTGGCTTTAATATCTATGAATTGCTGAATTCAGTGGATCTGATTGTCTCCTCACTCACCCCTATATAAATCAGGAGCAATCCCACTGCAGTCTGTGGGGCTGATTCCCCTCTCACTCATTCCAATGTAATTGGTCccatttctgtgcttcagtttccccatctgtgaaatcaGAATCCTGCCTTCCTTgctaaaatgctttgagatctaccgaTTTAAAGCCCAGTgcaagagctaagtattattgcTATTCTTTGGCTGTCCCACTGTGCTCTGTTATTCAGCCCACTCTTTTTGGGACAAGATATAAGAATAATGGATGGAGGTTTGACATGAGGCAGGAGCATGAAGACGTTGCTCAGAATTTTGTGCAGGGGAACTCTATGTCGGAAAATGTGTGAGTTCACAACACCCATACAGACATGTGGGAATTACAGCCAGCTTCTGGCCCTGGCCCTTGAGTTATTTATTTAATGACCTCACAAGCATTCCACCGCAAAGCTCAGGAGAAAGTCTGTGAATTTCTCTGTAGATCATGTCCCAAGGCTGCCTCTGAGCAGATGAAATCAGCCTTCCTGAGTCGGACACTGTTATTTTGCCTGAATAGAGCATACAGGAAAACCTAAGCATATAAGATATAGATAGTTCGGTTTTCAATTACAATGTGATGTGCCTACAATCTATTAAGATAATGGATGTTTGACTCCAATAGGGCAGGCTGAGTGCTTGGACATTTTGACAAGTTTCAAAAGAAGTCTGTGTTAGAGAAGCAGATTGACTGGTTTTAGTTTTCTGACGGTGCTAAGAGATCACTTTCTTCTGCATATGATGTGAttcaaatgtttgtttgtttgtttttccaattCAGGATACATCCACAGGTTTGCTACAAACACAGTGAGTATGTTTTGAAAATTCTTCTAGTACCTTCTGTCACAGAGTTTgagggagtcagggccctgcaccccccacttcctgcgattcaccgtgactctcagccagccagtaaaacagaaggtttattagatgacaggaacacagtcccaagcagggcttgtaggtacaaccaggagccctcagccaggtccctctggggggccaggatcttagaccccagacttggggttccctgcctcttcccaaccAGCCCAAAtctgaaaacaaaaaacactccagcaggctctctccccctccttctctccccctctccttttgtccagtttcctgggcaaagGTGGCGACTCGCCCCACCCCGCTTCCTGGCTCAGATTATGGGCTCAGGTACCATCCTTCACCTacagtcatcccctgctctcccatcccccattcagacagtcccagtaaaactaaacgctattcccaggtcaatccaccccaCTCCCTACTGCGTCACACCTTCCCAGAATAGTTagcatttacaccagtttaattgaaatgaaaatgtgttgtttttattattattactagcattcaAGTTAATATTTGTTCCTTAAATGGAACAAATTTTTCAGCCTGATTTTCTTTTCATTgtttgtgtgggggtgggagggaagggtttAGGTTAGAATTTTCATTAGATTCTAAAGGAGTTTGGTGCATAAATTCCATTGACATTCAGTGGTTTGAGGTACCTAATTCCCTCAAGCTTCTTTGAGAATGCCAGCCCATGTTTCTGCATTTGTCCCCACACTCCAGTATAAAAAAAGATTAGACAATTTCACAAGTGCTTATAGTCAGTTTCTAATCAGTTTCACCATCTTTCTGTCTTGCAGAATGATGTCAGTTTTGCAAATAATGCAGCTTCTCCACTTTCCAAAATAAAACCATCTTCCCCGCTATTTACTCTGAATCAGATCTGATCActttagagagagaaaaaaattgccGAAAAGAAAAGAAGTAGTTCTGCAGTCAGTACGGCTCAGAAAGAAGGACATGGATTCCCTTCTACCTTCTGTATCATCAACATAATTATTTACTAAGTTTACATCAGTTACACTCTTGAAAATATCCTGAAGACAGTGAAGTTTGCAGAATGGTCATTAAACTGAAGAAAATGCGGCCAAACTTTATATTAGGGTAGCATTTATAAACACTTTATAAATCAGTTTtgcaggattagatttttattgctaAATGTGAATAAACGTCAATTTTACCTTACACGCACAAACCgataaaatatttccattgataataatctaAATGTACAAGTAGGCAAAGTTAAGaaaatgctgcctgagaacttattagagtttgatttaaggctatttactttgtgtattttgacatgtgaagttgacagtttgtgttttaaggGTCATAAAGCTTTAAATATGTGAAACTCAACATTTACAggcattaaataattattgtctgacccacCCATTGTCTGTCCCCCTTCTCATAATTtggcacaactgtgaaaatttaaatagctaaacataggaaaaaatgtttaaaaataaacattgatattatgtgctgaaattatttaaaaaaattctgtccAGCCTTCctataaatgattaatagattaTATATATGTTATACCACATATACTGTTAATTAAATACTTGTTTCATCCACCACTTGGTCATCTGCCCTCACGTTGCCGCTTGTGGATACATTTTCTGGGTGAGGGATTTATGAAAGAGGACGTGTGGCAAGCTTCATGGTCCACAGAGAAAGTGACAAACAAGTATCTTGTCTCAGACCGCACTCAATGTCAACCAGGGTTTGATTTACCACAAAGACAATGGAGCCTTCTGAAGCGATTTCATTGGTGCTGCAGCGGAATTCCGGTAGCATTTTCAGTGCATTATGTCATTGTAGGCAGCCACAAACCATGACTCATATCGTTGAGGCAacgtgattgggcaacaaaatggcaaatgaaatttaatgtggataaatgtaaagtaatgcacattggaaaaaataaccccaactacacatacaacatgatggcggctaatttagctacaacgagtcaggaaaaagatcttggagttatcgtggatagttctctgaagatgtccacgcagtgtgcagaggcggtcaaaaaagcaaacaggatgttaggaatcattaaaaaggggatagagaataagactgagaatatattattgcccttatataaatccatggtacgcccacatctcgaatactgtgtacagatgtggtctcctcacctcaaaaaagatattctagcactagaaaaggttcagaaaagagcaactaaaatgattaggggtttagagagggtcccatatgaggaaagattaaagaggctaggactcttcagcttggaaaagagaagactaaggggggacatgatagaggtatataaaatcatgagtgatgttgagaaagtggataaggaaaagttatttacttattcccataatacaagaactaggggtcaccaaatgaaattaataggcagcaggtttaaaacaaataaagggaagttcttcttcacgcagcacacagtcatcttgtggaactccttacctgaggaggttgtgaaggctaggactataacaatgtttaaaagagaactggataaattcatggtggctaagtccataaatggctattagccaggatgggtaagaatggtgtccctagcctctgttcgtcagaggatggagatggatggcaggagagagatcacttgatcattgcctgttaggttcactccctctggggcacctggcattggccactgtcggtagacagatactgggctagacctttggtctgacccggtacggcctttcttatgttcttatgttcttatgttatgttatgagGACTGCAAAATGACTCAATTTCCTGGAGGTTTTCATGCCTTGAACATTGTTGATAAGAACGCTCTGGCTTGGCTTGACCAGATTGCATAGAACAaataatagtagtagtagtaataataataataacaacaacaataataatagtaTGTTAGAGACATGAGCATTATATGTCCCAGACAGTTATAAGCACATCAATAGAAAGTTTTATAAATGTCTGTAAATCAGATTTATAAGCAGCATATTTTGACCAGTGAACTCAGTACAAATTGCCTTAAGTATTTATGAAAACATCAATTACTAATCCTTCATGAACTATTTATTAATATAAACTATGACCAAAGTTAGAGGTGAATGGAGTCTGCCAATATGTGGTATCATCACAGTTACCATTGGTCAAAGGAGGCATAAGTCAAATATGAGGGTATCATGAACAGCAACAGCGGATTATCCTTTTCGGTGTTAGAGTTGGATGAGGAGTGTGTTTAAATAGCTTGGacaacagaacagggaatcagggTTCTGTTTCCAGGTCTGGGAGTCAAATGGCTGCGCATCTCTGTCTAATGCTCTGAGCCGACAATAtgctgagggctctgggctcccactgagagctctgagcagggggttggactagatgacctcctgaggtctcttccaaccctaatcttctatgattctataaatgtGCACTACACCATACAAGTTCTGTTCAGCATCCTGATATGTGTGTCATTGCTCACATCATTGTCTATCAACAATTATATGGATCTAACAATAACACCTATTATTTATTTGTCTTCCCTTTACAGTTTCTTGTATTTTGGCAGGTACACCACCTGGCCCCAATGGTGAAGGGAAATCAAACCAATGTGAAGGAATTTATTCTGCTTGGGTTCCCTGGCTCTCGGTATTTGCAGATCTCACTCTTCATGATATTCTTGTTAATATACCTCCTGACATTCACAGGAAACACCACCATCATATCCTTAGTGTGGACCCACCGTTGTCTCTGCACCCCTATGTACTACTTCCTCTGCAATCTCTCCTTCCTGGAGATCTGGGTCACCACAGCCTACATTCCCAAAATTCTTGCCAATCTCATGTCACAAAGCAAAACTATCTCCTTccccagctgcctcctgcagATGTACTTTGTTTTCTCCCTAGGCTGCACTGAATTTCTACTCCTGGCAGTCATGGCCTATGATCGCTATTTGGCCATATGCCACCCATTGCGTTATCACTCCATCATGAACAGCACCTTGTCCACTCAGTTGGCCCTTGGCTCATGGGTAGGTGGTTTCCTGACTATTTCTGTGCCAATGTTTCTGATCACCAGGTTGTCCTTCTGTGGCCTTACAGTCATCagccatttcttc encodes:
- the LOC120381261 gene encoding olfactory receptor 6F1-like, with amino-acid sequence MVKGNQTNVKEFILLGFPGSRYLQISLFMIFLLIYLLTFTGNTTIISLVWTHRCLCTPMYYFLCNLSFLEIWVTTAYIPKILANLMSQSKTISFPSCLLQMYFVFSLGCTEFLLLAVMAYDRYLAICHPLRYHSIMNSTLSTQLALGSWVGGFLTISVPMFLITRLSFCGLTVISHFFCDIDSWIALSCTNTHLVEMVYIALSFIVVLGSCVVTLGSYIYIISTIMRIPSAQGQEKAFSTCSAHFIIVVMLYSCSIFLYVKPSKQNSLDMNKIVSVFNTIVTPLLNPFIYTLRNKDVKEVMIKAFSRT